Proteins from one Panicum virgatum strain AP13 chromosome 7K, P.virgatum_v5, whole genome shotgun sequence genomic window:
- the LOC120641896 gene encoding receptor-like serine/threonine-protein kinase SD1-8 isoform X1: METTTCSHLLGLVVISFILVPPKAFAADGVTDTFSKGRNITDNETLVSANGAFTMGFFSPGVSTKRYLGIWFTVSRDAVCWVANRESPIHDNSGVLMVSDTGSLLLLDGSGRIAWSSNSSSTSPVEAQLLDNGNLVVRNPGSTTVLWHSFAHPSNVMLSGMKVGKDFSSGDEWYLTSWRSADDPSPGAFRRVLDTSGRPDNIVWQGSVKTFRSGPWNGVRFGGIPEVLTYQQDLFEYQMVISPREVTYGYNVKPGAAFTYVVLTEDGEVKRLVWDASIRAWQTTYQGPRDVCDAYGKCGAFNLCNVSAASAAFCGCIRGFGLASPSRIAGRCQRNVALNCAAGGATTDGFVPVSGVKLPDTHNASVDTGITVEECRARCLANCSCLAYAAADISAGGDGRGCIMWADDLLDMRYVDKGQDLYLRLAESELPPPAAALPPPSLPSRSRAFPTGPVIGAVGSLVGILLVAFLVLVVIRRRRRRRPSNIGPTTPDGFIQRTTPAPTVPSSELSSLKKATGDFSESNIIGRGGFGIVYEGHLPDGRKVAVKRLIQSSLTDEGGNAFMREVGVMSKLRHGNLLQLLSYCQDGNERILVYEYMKNKSLNLYIFGGNPRLRALLNWDRRLEIVRGVARGVAYLHGLSEEVIHRDLKSSNILLDDNWRPKIADFGTAKLFVVDETDPTLIKSAGYTAPEYLSSQRHLTLKCDVYSFGIILMEIISGKRNTDTPALLSDAWESWNQGMIRDLLDPAVAQPEPELLFELERCVQIGLLCVQQSPDDRSAMSAVVAMLNSNSLQIRAPKRPVLDSKTEPPLHEAADRSTQEASGTSHSSHYSVYLT, from the exons ATGGAGACAACAACCTGCAGCCACCTTCTCGGCCTCGTCGTCATCTCGTTCATCCTAGTTCCTCCCAAGGCCTTCGCCGCCGACGGCGTTACCGACACGTTCAGCAAGGGCCGCAACATCACTGACAACGAGACGCTCGTCTCGGCCAACGGCGCATTCACCATGGGTTTCTTCTCCCCCGGGGTGTCAACCAAGAGGTACCTCGGCATCTGGTTCACCGTGTCCAGAGACGCCGTCTGCTGGGTGGCCAACCGCGAGAGCCCCATCCACGACAACTCCGGCGTGCTCATGGTCAGCGACACCGGGAGCCTTCTCCTGCTGGACGGGTCCGGCCGGATCGCGTGGTCGTCAAACTCCAGCAGCACATCTCCCGTGGAGGCGCAGTTGCTCGACAACGGCAACCTAGTTGTGCGCAACCCCGGCAGCACCACCGTCCTGTGGCATTCTTTCGCCCATCCGTCCAACGTGATGCTGTCCGGCATGAAGGTTGGCAAGGATTTCTCTAGCGGGGACGAGTGGTACCTCACGTCGTGGCGCTCCGCCGACGACCCGTCGCCGGGGGCCTTCCGCCGCGTGCTCGACACCAGCGGGCGGCCCGACAACATCGTGTGGCAAGGCAGCGTCAAGACGTTCCGCTCGGGCCCCTGGAACGGCGTGCGCTTCGGCGGCATCCCGGAGGTGCTGACCTACCAGCAGGACCTGTTCGAGTACCAGATGGTGATCAGCCCGCGGGAGGTGACCTACGGGTACAACGTCAAGCCCGGCGCCGCCTTCACCTACGTCGTGCTGACGGAAGACGGCGAGGTGAAGCGCCTGGTGTGGGACGCGAGCATCCGGGCATGGCAGACCACCTACCAGGGGCCCAGGGACGTCTGCGACGCCTACGGCAAGTGCGGGGCGTTCAACCTGTGCAACGtcagcgcggcgtcggcggcgttctgcggctGCATAAGGGGGTTCGGCCTGGCGTCTCCGTCGAGGATCGCCGGCAGATGCCAGCGGAACGTGGCGCTGAACTGTGCGGCCGGTGGGGCCACGACGGACGGGTTCGTGCCGGTGTCTGGAGTGAAGCTTCCGGACACGCACAACGCGTCGGTGGACACGGGCATCACGGTGGAGGAGTGCAGGGCGAGGTGCCTCGCCAACTGCTCGTGCCTGGCCTACGCCGCCGCGGACATCAGCGCCGGCGGTGATGGCAGGGGCTGCATCATGTGGGCTGATGATCTGCTCGACATGCGGTACGTCGACAAAGGGCAGGATCTCTACCTGAGGCTGGCGGAGTCTGAGCtccccccgccggcggcggccctgccccCGCCGTCGCTGCCGTCACGGTCTCGGGCGTTTCCTACTGGCCCCGTCATTGGTGCCGTAGGTTCCCTCGTCGGGATTCTTCTTGTTGCTTTCTTGGTCCTGGTTGTGATtaggaggcgccggcgccggagaccTTCAAACATAG GTCCAACTACCCCTGATGGTTTTATTCAGCGTACTACCCCTGCCCCGACCGTGCCTTCTTCTGAACTGTCTAGTTTGAAGAAGGCTACTGGAGATTTCTCTGAAAGCAACATCATTGGTCGTGGTGGATTTGGAATCGTATACGAG GGGCATTTACCTGATGGTAGAAAAGTTGCTGTGAAGAGACTCATACAGTCTTCTCTTACTGATGAAGGCGGTAATGCTTTCATGAGAGAAGTGGGAGTGATGTCAAAGCTCAGGCATGGCAACCTTCTTCAGCTCCTTTCTTACTGCCAGGATGGGAACGAGCGAATCCTAGTCTATGAGTACATGAAGAACAAGAGCTTGAACCTCTACATATTCG GAGGGAATCCTAGACTGAGGGCTTTGCTAAATTGGGATCGAAGGCTGGAAATAGTTCGCGGGGTTGCCAGAGGCGTTGCTTATCTTCATGGATTAAGCGAGGAAGTCATCCACAGGGACCTAAAATCATCCAATATACTTCTGGATGACAATTGGAGGCCTAAGATCGCAGACTTTGGAACCGCAAAACTTTTCGTTGTTGATGAGACTGATCCAACCCTAATAAAATCAGC GGGGTACACGGCTCCAGAGTATTTATCTAGTCAACGGCACCTGACACTAAAGTGTGATGTGTATAGCTTTGGAATCATCTTGATGGAGATAATTAGTGGGAAAAGGAACACAGACACTCCAGCGCTCCTTTCTGAT GCTTGGGAATCTTGGAATCAAGGAATGATCAGAGACCTTCTAGATCCAGCTGTGGCCCAACCGGAGCCTGAGCTCCTGTTTGAGTTGGAGAGATGTGTACAGATTGGCCTTCTCTGTGTGCAACAATCACCTGATGACAGGTCTGCCATGTCTGCAGTAGTTGCGATGCTAAACAGTAACAGTTTGCAGATTCGTGCACCTAAGAGGCCAGTGTTGGACAGCAAAACCGAGCCTCCTCTCCATGAAGCCGCGGATCGCTCAACGCAGGAAGCATCTGGCACGTCACACAGCAGCCATTATTCGGTATATCTCACATAG
- the LOC120641896 gene encoding receptor-like serine/threonine-protein kinase SD1-8 isoform X2 codes for METTTCSHLLGLVVISFILVPPKAFAADGVTDTFSKGRNITDNETLVSANGAFTMGFFSPGVSTKRYLGIWFTVSRDAVCWVANRESPIHDNSGVLMVSDTGSLLLLDGSGRIAWSSNSSSTSPVEAQLLDNGNLVVRNPGSTTVLWHSFAHPSNVMLSGMKVGKDFSSGDEWYLTSWRSADDPSPGAFRRVLDTSGRPDNIVWQGSVKTFRSGPWNGVRFGGIPEVLTYQQDLFEYQMVISPREVTYGYNVKPGAAFTYVVLTEDGEVKRLVWDASIRAWQTTYQGPRDVCDAYGKCGAFNLCNVSAASAAFCGCIRGFGLASPSRIAGRCQRNVALNCAAGGATTDGFVPVSGVKLPDTHNASVDTGITVEECRARCLANCSCLAYAAADISAGGDGRGCIMWADDLLDMRYVDKGQDLYLRLAESELPPPAAALPPPSLPSRSRAFPTGPVIGAVGSLVGILLVAFLVLVVIRRRRRRRPSNIGPTTPDGFIQRTTPAPTVPSSELSSLKKATGDFSESNIIGRGGFGIVYEGHLPDGRKVAVKRLIQSSLTDEGGNAFMREVGVMSKLRHGNLLQLLSYCQDGNERILVYEYMKNKSLNLYIFGGNPRLRALLNWDRRLEIVRGVARGVAYLHGLSEEVIHRDLKSSNILLDDNWRPKIADFGTAKLFVVDETDPTLIKSAFGIILMEIISGKRNTDTPALLSDAWESWNQGMIRDLLDPAVAQPEPELLFELERCVQIGLLCVQQSPDDRSAMSAVVAMLNSNSLQIRAPKRPVLDSKTEPPLHEAADRSTQEASGTSHSSHYSVYLT; via the exons ATGGAGACAACAACCTGCAGCCACCTTCTCGGCCTCGTCGTCATCTCGTTCATCCTAGTTCCTCCCAAGGCCTTCGCCGCCGACGGCGTTACCGACACGTTCAGCAAGGGCCGCAACATCACTGACAACGAGACGCTCGTCTCGGCCAACGGCGCATTCACCATGGGTTTCTTCTCCCCCGGGGTGTCAACCAAGAGGTACCTCGGCATCTGGTTCACCGTGTCCAGAGACGCCGTCTGCTGGGTGGCCAACCGCGAGAGCCCCATCCACGACAACTCCGGCGTGCTCATGGTCAGCGACACCGGGAGCCTTCTCCTGCTGGACGGGTCCGGCCGGATCGCGTGGTCGTCAAACTCCAGCAGCACATCTCCCGTGGAGGCGCAGTTGCTCGACAACGGCAACCTAGTTGTGCGCAACCCCGGCAGCACCACCGTCCTGTGGCATTCTTTCGCCCATCCGTCCAACGTGATGCTGTCCGGCATGAAGGTTGGCAAGGATTTCTCTAGCGGGGACGAGTGGTACCTCACGTCGTGGCGCTCCGCCGACGACCCGTCGCCGGGGGCCTTCCGCCGCGTGCTCGACACCAGCGGGCGGCCCGACAACATCGTGTGGCAAGGCAGCGTCAAGACGTTCCGCTCGGGCCCCTGGAACGGCGTGCGCTTCGGCGGCATCCCGGAGGTGCTGACCTACCAGCAGGACCTGTTCGAGTACCAGATGGTGATCAGCCCGCGGGAGGTGACCTACGGGTACAACGTCAAGCCCGGCGCCGCCTTCACCTACGTCGTGCTGACGGAAGACGGCGAGGTGAAGCGCCTGGTGTGGGACGCGAGCATCCGGGCATGGCAGACCACCTACCAGGGGCCCAGGGACGTCTGCGACGCCTACGGCAAGTGCGGGGCGTTCAACCTGTGCAACGtcagcgcggcgtcggcggcgttctgcggctGCATAAGGGGGTTCGGCCTGGCGTCTCCGTCGAGGATCGCCGGCAGATGCCAGCGGAACGTGGCGCTGAACTGTGCGGCCGGTGGGGCCACGACGGACGGGTTCGTGCCGGTGTCTGGAGTGAAGCTTCCGGACACGCACAACGCGTCGGTGGACACGGGCATCACGGTGGAGGAGTGCAGGGCGAGGTGCCTCGCCAACTGCTCGTGCCTGGCCTACGCCGCCGCGGACATCAGCGCCGGCGGTGATGGCAGGGGCTGCATCATGTGGGCTGATGATCTGCTCGACATGCGGTACGTCGACAAAGGGCAGGATCTCTACCTGAGGCTGGCGGAGTCTGAGCtccccccgccggcggcggccctgccccCGCCGTCGCTGCCGTCACGGTCTCGGGCGTTTCCTACTGGCCCCGTCATTGGTGCCGTAGGTTCCCTCGTCGGGATTCTTCTTGTTGCTTTCTTGGTCCTGGTTGTGATtaggaggcgccggcgccggagaccTTCAAACATAG GTCCAACTACCCCTGATGGTTTTATTCAGCGTACTACCCCTGCCCCGACCGTGCCTTCTTCTGAACTGTCTAGTTTGAAGAAGGCTACTGGAGATTTCTCTGAAAGCAACATCATTGGTCGTGGTGGATTTGGAATCGTATACGAG GGGCATTTACCTGATGGTAGAAAAGTTGCTGTGAAGAGACTCATACAGTCTTCTCTTACTGATGAAGGCGGTAATGCTTTCATGAGAGAAGTGGGAGTGATGTCAAAGCTCAGGCATGGCAACCTTCTTCAGCTCCTTTCTTACTGCCAGGATGGGAACGAGCGAATCCTAGTCTATGAGTACATGAAGAACAAGAGCTTGAACCTCTACATATTCG GAGGGAATCCTAGACTGAGGGCTTTGCTAAATTGGGATCGAAGGCTGGAAATAGTTCGCGGGGTTGCCAGAGGCGTTGCTTATCTTCATGGATTAAGCGAGGAAGTCATCCACAGGGACCTAAAATCATCCAATATACTTCTGGATGACAATTGGAGGCCTAAGATCGCAGACTTTGGAACCGCAAAACTTTTCGTTGTTGATGAGACTGATCCAACCCTAATAAAATCAGC CTTTGGAATCATCTTGATGGAGATAATTAGTGGGAAAAGGAACACAGACACTCCAGCGCTCCTTTCTGAT GCTTGGGAATCTTGGAATCAAGGAATGATCAGAGACCTTCTAGATCCAGCTGTGGCCCAACCGGAGCCTGAGCTCCTGTTTGAGTTGGAGAGATGTGTACAGATTGGCCTTCTCTGTGTGCAACAATCACCTGATGACAGGTCTGCCATGTCTGCAGTAGTTGCGATGCTAAACAGTAACAGTTTGCAGATTCGTGCACCTAAGAGGCCAGTGTTGGACAGCAAAACCGAGCCTCCTCTCCATGAAGCCGCGGATCGCTCAACGCAGGAAGCATCTGGCACGTCACACAGCAGCCATTATTCGGTATATCTCACATAG
- the LOC120641895 gene encoding receptor-like serine/threonine-protein kinase SD1-8 — protein sequence MEAPTINRFPNQHLAMIFPVLLIFLRASAAAVASDTLNTGGNITDGETLVSAAGSFTLGFFSPTGVPAKRYLGIWFTASPDAVCWVANRDTPLSNTTSGVLEIAAMGILRLLDGGSGQTTWSSNTTRSAPAVAQLLDTGNLVVREQSGGGDVLWQSFDHPSNTLLAGMRLGMDPQTGAEWSLTSWRAPNDPAPGDCRRALDTRGLPDCVSWQGGVKKYRTGPWNGLWFSGVPEMASYSELFSNEVVVRADEVAYIFNATAGAPFSRLVLSEVGVLQRLAWDPASRVWNIFAQAPRDVCDDYAMCGAFGLCNVNTASTLFCSCIAGFGPVNPSQWSMRESGGGCRRNVPLECGNGTTTDGFMVVRGVKLPDTDNTTVDRSATLDQCRARCFANCSCVAYAAADIRGGGAGSGCVMWMNYLVDVRYVDKGQDLYVRLAKSEFAKEKRMDVARIVLPILASVLALTAACLYLVWICRLRGQRRNNNAQKKEILGDENLELPFVSFGDIVTATNNFSEANMLGQGGFGKVYKGMLDESKEVAIKRLCQSSGQGVEEFTNEVVLIAKLQHRNLVRLLGCCIHGDEKLLIYEYLPNKSLDSFIFDSASKKVLDWTTRFKIIKGISRGLLYLHQDSRLTIIHRDLKPSNILLDADMSPKISDFGMARIFGGNQHEANTNRVVGTYGYMSPEYAMDGAFSVKSDTYSFGVILLEIISGLKISLTHITDFPNLLAYAWSLWKEGKAMSLVDSSLLGSCSPNEALRCIHIGLLCVQDNPNSRPLMSSVVFMLENEAIALSVPKQPVYFSQRYSEAQETGENTTSSMNNMDLTVLEGR from the exons ATGGAGGCACCAACAATCAACAGATTTCCCAACCAGCATCTTGCCATGATTTTCCCCGTGCTCTTGATTTTTCTCAgagcctcggccgctgccgTCGCATCTGACACGCTCAACACCGGCGGCAACATCACCGACGGCGAGACGCTGGTCTCGGCCGCCGGCTCCTTCACGCTGGGCTTCTTCTCCCCGACCGGCGTGCCAGCCAAGAGATACCTCGGCATCTGGTTCACCGCGTCCCCGGACGCTGTCTGCTGGGTGGCCAACCGTGACACCCCGCTCAGCAACACCACCTCCGGCGTACTGGAGATCGCCGCCATGGGGATCCTTCGCCTTCTCGACGGAGGCTCTGGCCAGACCACGTGGTCTTCGAATACAACGCGATCCGCTCCTGCCGTGGCGCAGCTGCTCGACACCGGCAACCTGGTCGTGCGcgagcagagcggcggcggcgacgtgctGTGGCAGTCGTTCGATCACCCGTCCAACACCTTGCTCGCCGGCATGAGGCTCGGCATGGACCCGCAGACAGGCGCCGAGTGGTCGCTCACGTCGTGGCGCGCGCCGAACGACCCGGCGCCGGGCGACTGCCGCCGGGCGTTGGACACCAGGGGCCTCCCGGACTGCGTGTCGTGGCAGGGCGGCGTCAAGAAGTACCGGACGGGGCCCTGGAACGGCCTGTGGTTCAGCGGCGTCCCGGAGATGGCGTCCTACTCGGAGCTCTTCTCCAACGAGGTGGTCGTCCGCGCCGACGAGGTCGCCTACATCTTCAACGCCACGGCCGGCGCGCCCTTCTCCCGGCTCGTGCTGAGCGAGGTCGGCGTGCTGCAGCGGCTGGCATGGGACCCGGCCAGCCGCGTGTGGAACATCTTCGCGCAGGCGCCGAGGGACGTCTGCGACGACTACGCCATGTGCGGCGCCTTCGGCCTGTGCAACGTGAACACGGCGTCCACGCTGTTCTGCAGCTGCATCGCGGGGTTCGGCCCCGTGAACCCTTCGCAGTGGTCCATGAGGGAGTCCGGAGGCGGGTGCCGGAGGAACGTGCCGCTCGAGTGCGGCAACGGGACGACGACGGACGGGTTCATGGTGGTGCGGGGAGTGAAGCTGCCGGACACGGACAACACGACGGTGGACAGGAGCGCGACGCTGGATCAGTGCAGAGCTAGGTGCTTCGCCAACTGCTCGTGCGTGGCCTACGCTGCCGCCGACATCCGGGGAGGAGGCGCTGGCAGTGGCTGCGTCATGTGGATGAATTACCTCGTTGACGTCCGGTACGTAGACAAGGGGCAGGATCTATACGTGAGGTTGGCAAAATCTGAATTTG CTAAAGAGAAGAGGATGGATGTTGCAAGAATCGTGCTTCCCATTCTGGCGTCTGTGCTTGCACTTACGGCAGCATGCCTGTACCTTGTTTGGATATGCAGACTTAGAG GCCAACGTCGAAACAACAATGCTCAGAAGAAAGAGATTCTAGGTGATGAAAACCTAGAGCTTCCATTTGTAAGCTTTGGGGATATTGTTACCGCAACAAATAATTTTTCTGAAGCCAATATGCTTGGACAAGGTGGCTTTGGGAAGGTTTATAag GGCATGCTGGACGAGAGCAAAGAAGTTGCAATAAAAAGGCTTTGTCAGAGTTCTGGACAAGGCGTAGAGGAATTCACAAACGAAGTTGTTCTGATCGCTAAGTTGCAGCATAGAAACCTCGTCAGACTTCTTGGTTGCTGTATTCATGGAGATGAGAAACTGCTGATTTACGAATATTTACCAAACAAAAGCTTGGATTCCTTCATTTTTG ATTCTGCAAGTAAAAAAGTGCTTGATTGGACAACAAGGTTCAAGATAATCAAAGGAATATCAAGGGGACTCCTTTACCTCCACCAGGATTCAAGATTGACGATAATTCACAGAGATCTCAAGCCAAGCAACATACTGTTGGATGCAGATATGAGCCCTAAGATATCAGATTTCGGTATGGCAAGAATCTTTGGAGGAAACCAGCATGAAGCAAACACTAATCGAGTTGTTGGGACATA TGGTTACATGTCTCCTGAGTATGCAATGGATGGCGCCTTTTCTGTCAAGTCTGATACCTACAGCTTTGGTGTCATACTTTTGGAGATTATAAGTGGTTTGAAGATTAGTTTAACTCACATTACGGACTTCCCAAATCTATTAGCTTAT GCTTGGAGTTTGTGGAAAGAAGGAAAGGCCATGAGTCTGGTGGACTCATCCCTTCTTGGGAGTTGTTCACCAAATGAAGCTTTGAGGTGCATCCACATAGGACTCTTGTGTGTGCAAGACAATCCAAATAGTAGGCCGCTCATGTCGTCGGTGGTGTTCATGCTAGAGAATGAAGCTATAGCACTTTCGGTCCCAAAACAGCCTGTTTACTTCTCGCAGAGGTATTCTGAAGCCCAGGAAACAGGAGAAAACACTACTAGCTCTATGAATAATATGGACCTGACAGTGTTAGAGGGACGCTAG